DNA sequence from the Simiduia curdlanivorans genome:
GGGGCGAGTTAACCGCTTCGCTTGCGCCGTCGCGAAAAACGATTTCAGCAACCCCGTCATCCTGCGCACCAACCCATAAATTACCAATGGGTGTGGCCAAATGGTTATACGCTAAGGGCGATTCATTTTTCATAATTGACTCCACATTTGCACCGTTAGATAACTTCGCCAAGGTTGGGCTAGGCTGTCGTTAACAGCGCCGAGCTTAGCCAAGCTATGTTTCACACCTAGGTCACCACTCAACCAAATATCCGTGTCGCCTTGGCCACGCATACAGGCATAATCCACTGTCCAAGGGCCAATCCCCTTAAGCGCCAACCAGTCGCGCGCATTGGCGCTGGGCTGCTCAACACAAAACTGCGCCAGCCGGCGCAACGTATCGCGCCGCTGCCCCGGCATTTTTAGAAAATCCAAGCTGTGTTCGGCTAAACGTTCGGGCAATGGAAACCAATGCAGCTCGCCATCGCGCTCGCCCAAGTTAGCCACCACCTGCGCCACTAAATTTCGCGCGGCCGCAACAGAGACCTGCTGCCCTAACACCGCCCGCACACCCGCTTCGAAACAACTCGGGAACTGGGGAATGCGCAGACCTGCGTTTAGTACAATAGTCGGCGCTGCGCTGGCAAGCGCTTGATCGATAAAAAAGCTGTTGGCGTTTAAGTCTAACATCCTGCGAATTTTATCTACGGCTGCAATTAACAAACGCCAATTGCTCAACTGAATTGTCACCTGAAACTGACACTGCTCGGTCTGATGCAGTGCCACAAAGGACACTTTTTCTGCACCGAGATAAAATTGCCGCCCGTAGTGTTCAGCGCTCACAGTTTCTAATCCAACGATCGCTCTGGCGCGTAAAAAGTCGCACACCCAGGGCCAATTGTAGGGCGGCCTATAACTCAAATTTAACGTCAAACTTGGCTGGTTTTTTGCGGCCGTTTGACCTGAATCTTGCGCGCGCACAGCAGACGGCGTCAGCTTTAGTTGCTGGGCAAAACAATCGTTAAAACGCCGCACACTCTCAAAGCCGCTGGCAAAGGCAATTTGCGTGATCGGCAAGGCGGTTTGATGCAACAGTTGTTTCGCCAGCAAACAGCGCTGATACAGCTGGTACTGTTTAGGCGCAACGCCAAGCTCAGTGACAAACAGCTTGCGTAAATAGCGATCCGAAATCGCTAATTGCTGGGCCACTTGTACAACAGACGCACCGGCATTTAGCTGCCCCATGGCCGTGGTTAAGGTCGCGCTCGACGCCGGCGCCGGTGCTGCGTCCGGCTTGCAGCGCAAACAAGGCCGATAACCTTGCTGAGCGCAGGCGGCGGCCGAGGGGAAATAACGAACATTGGCCTCTTTCGGCGGCCGGGCTGGGCAAATAGGCCGGCAGTAAA
Encoded proteins:
- a CDS encoding Ada metal-binding domain-containing protein, translated to MSVMPLTPQQCQAARLARDGRFDGVFYTAVLTTGIYCRPICPARPPKEANVRYFPSAAACAQQGYRPCLRCKPDAAPAPASSATLTTAMGQLNAGASVVQVAQQLAISDRYLRKLFVTELGVAPKQYQLYQRCLLAKQLLHQTALPITQIAFASGFESVRRFNDCFAQQLKLTPSAVRAQDSGQTAAKNQPSLTLNLSYRPPYNWPWVCDFLRARAIVGLETVSAEHYGRQFYLGAEKVSFVALHQTEQCQFQVTIQLSNWRLLIAAVDKIRRMLDLNANSFFIDQALASAAPTIVLNAGLRIPQFPSCFEAGVRAVLGQQVSVAAARNLVAQVVANLGERDGELHWFPLPERLAEHSLDFLKMPGQRRDTLRRLAQFCVEQPSANARDWLALKGIGPWTVDYACMRGQGDTDIWLSGDLGVKHSLAKLGAVNDSLAQPWRSYLTVQMWSQL